In Calothrix sp. PCC 7507, one DNA window encodes the following:
- the mnmA gene encoding tRNA 2-thiouridine(34) synthase MnmA: protein MKKVVVGLSGGVDSSTAAAILHHQGYEVVGLTLWLMKGKGQCCSEGMIDAADLCEQLGIPHQVVDIRDVFQTNIVDFLVTGYSAGITPLPCSQCNKTVKFGPMVEYAREELGCDRIATGHYAQISYDEATGRYQLLRAVDRNKDQSYFLYDLSQDLLAATIFPLGKIEKSDTRRIAAEYGLTTADKPESQDLCLVESNGSMRAFLDKYLAPKPGDIVDTNGKILGQHDGVHHYTIGQRKGLGIAAAEPLYVIELDAVNNKVIVGDRTKVTQPECTVNRVNWVSIAQPATPIRAEVQIRYRSHPELVTVIPLENSRVRLVFDEPQFSITPGQAAVWYEGDKVLGGGIIEQLTVNS, encoded by the coding sequence ATGAAAAAAGTCGTCGTTGGTCTTTCTGGTGGCGTTGATAGTTCTACAGCCGCTGCTATTTTACACCATCAGGGCTATGAAGTTGTTGGTTTGACCCTTTGGCTAATGAAAGGCAAAGGGCAATGTTGCTCTGAAGGAATGATCGACGCGGCTGATCTCTGCGAACAATTAGGTATCCCCCATCAGGTTGTGGATATTCGGGATGTCTTTCAAACAAATATTGTTGATTTTTTGGTGACTGGTTACAGTGCGGGAATTACGCCTTTGCCTTGCTCACAGTGCAATAAAACTGTGAAATTTGGGCCGATGGTGGAATATGCTCGTGAAGAATTGGGATGCGATCGCATTGCGACGGGTCATTATGCCCAAATTAGCTATGATGAAGCTACGGGACGTTACCAGTTATTAAGGGCAGTTGATCGCAACAAAGACCAATCTTACTTTCTTTATGATTTGTCTCAAGATTTACTTGCAGCCACCATATTTCCCCTAGGAAAAATCGAGAAATCTGACACCCGCCGCATCGCTGCTGAATATGGACTGACAACCGCCGATAAGCCAGAAAGTCAGGATTTATGTTTGGTGGAAAGTAACGGTTCGATGCGGGCATTTCTAGATAAGTATCTCGCCCCCAAACCAGGCGATATTGTAGATACAAACGGTAAAATTTTGGGTCAGCATGATGGTGTGCATCATTACACGATTGGACAGCGCAAAGGTTTGGGAATTGCGGCTGCGGAACCGTTATATGTGATTGAGTTAGATGCAGTTAATAATAAAGTGATTGTGGGCGATCGCACAAAAGTCACTCAGCCAGAATGTACTGTAAATCGCGTCAATTGGGTTTCTATTGCCCAACCAGCCACACCAATTCGCGCCGAAGTGCAAATTCGCTATCGTTCCCATCCTGAACTTGTAACGGTTATTCCTCTAGAAAATTCCCGTGTGCGTTTAGTGTTTGATGAACCCCAATTCAGCATTACCCCCGGACAAGCCGCAGTTTGGTACGAGGGGGATAAGGTTTTGGGTGGCGGGATCATTGAACAGTTAACAGTTAACAGTTAA
- a CDS encoding TerC family protein translates to MLDQIFDYLHFHFSVEAPIVLLILVLLEAVLSADNAIALAAIAQGLEDKKLEQQALNLGLVVAYVLRITLLLTATWVQNFWQFELLGAAYLLWLVFQHFTADEDEDNHHHGPRFTSLLQVIPVIALTDLAFSLDSVTTAIAVSQETWLVITGTTIGIVTLRYMAGLFIRWLDEFENLEDAGYVTVALVGLRLLLKVVNDNFVPPEWAMIAAIGLVLAWGFSKRTLIEIPEEVSEKTEVPK, encoded by the coding sequence ATGCTAGACCAAATTTTTGACTATCTTCACTTCCACTTCAGCGTTGAAGCTCCTATAGTCCTGCTTATCCTGGTGTTGTTAGAGGCGGTGCTATCTGCTGACAATGCGATCGCCCTCGCGGCGATCGCCCAAGGATTGGAAGACAAAAAACTTGAGCAACAGGCGCTAAACTTGGGTTTAGTCGTTGCCTACGTGCTACGAATAACTTTATTATTGACGGCTACCTGGGTACAAAATTTCTGGCAATTTGAGTTACTCGGTGCTGCCTATTTACTGTGGCTAGTCTTTCAACACTTCACCGCTGATGAAGACGAAGACAATCACCATCATGGCCCTCGTTTTACCTCTTTGTTGCAAGTCATACCCGTCATTGCTTTGACGGACTTAGCATTTTCTTTAGATAGCGTCACCACAGCTATAGCTGTTTCGCAAGAAACTTGGCTAGTCATCACAGGTACAACCATCGGAATTGTCACCCTGCGATACATGGCGGGATTATTTATCCGCTGGTTAGATGAATTTGAAAACCTAGAAGATGCAGGCTATGTCACCGTGGCGTTGGTGGGTTTGCGTCTGTTGTTAAAAGTGGTGAATGATAATTTTGTCCCCCCAGAATGGGCAATGATTGCTGCAATCGGCTTAGTCTTAGCTTGGGGATTTTCCAAACGCACTCTCATTGAAATACCCGAAGAGGTATCGGAGAAAACCGAAGTACCTAAATAG
- a CDS encoding GNAT family N-acetyltransferase has protein sequence MIRQSTPDDATALIAVAEASGLFEPEQTAELAHMLDQHFNGVTDSHDYWFTYDDNKPVGVAYAAPERMTEGTWNLYLIAIHPEHQRQGRGKALLTHVEKILTERGERVLLVETSGTKSFEYVRAFYRKSGYDEEARIRDFYTDGVDKIIFRKALCNPVT, from the coding sequence ATGATTCGACAAAGCACGCCCGATGATGCGACTGCGTTGATCGCTGTGGCTGAGGCATCTGGCTTATTCGAGCCAGAACAAACCGCAGAACTCGCACACATGCTAGATCAACACTTCAATGGCGTTACTGACAGCCACGACTACTGGTTTACCTACGACGACAACAAACCTGTGGGCGTTGCGTATGCTGCACCGGAGCGCATGACTGAAGGGACATGGAACCTGTATCTGATCGCCATTCATCCTGAGCATCAAAGGCAAGGACGCGGCAAAGCCTTACTCACCCATGTCGAGAAAATATTGACGGAACGTGGCGAACGTGTGTTACTCGTGGAAACGTCTGGGACGAAGAGCTTTGAGTACGTTCGGGCGTTCTACCGCAAGAGCGGTTATGACGAGGAAGCGCGGATTCGAGACTTCTACACAGATGGGGTTGACAAAATCATTTTCCGAAAGGCACTGTGTAATCCTGTAACATAA
- the acs gene encoding acetate--CoA ligase codes for MSQPTIESILQENRLFHPPEKFSQNAYIRNLADYQELYDKAKADPQQFWGELAEIELHWFKKWEKVLDWQPPFAKWFVGGKINISYNCLDRHLTTWRKNKAALIWEGEPGDSRTLTYAQLHREVCQFANALKQLGVQKGDRVGIYMPMIPEAAIAMLACARIGAPHSVVFGGFSAEALRDRLIDAEAKLVITADGGWRKDAIVPLKEQVDKALANDAVPNVKNVLVVKRTGQQTHMEPGKDYWWHDLQKTVSAHCPAEPMDSEDVLFILYTSGSTGKPKGVVHTTAGYNLYTHQTTKWIFDLQDTDIYWCTADVGWITGHSYIVYGPLSNGATTLMYEGAPRASNPGCFWDVIEKYGVTIFYTAPTAIRAFIKMGEQHPNARNLSSLRLLGTVGEPINPEAWMWYHRVIGGERCPIVDTWWQTETGGIMITPLPGAIATKPGSATRPFPGIIADIVDLEGNSVPDNEGGYLAVRHPWPGMMRTVYGDPERFRRTYWEHIPPKNGKYTYFAGDGARKDEDGYFWVMGRVDDVLNVSGHRLGTMEVESALVSHPAVAEAAVVGKPDELKGEEVVAFVTLEGTYQGSEELSKELKQHVVKEIGAIARPGEIRFTDALPKTRSGKIMRRLLRNLAAGQEVSGDTSTLEDRSVLDKLREGT; via the coding sequence ATGTCTCAACCAACCATAGAATCAATCCTACAAGAGAATCGCTTATTTCATCCCCCTGAGAAATTCTCCCAAAACGCTTATATCAGGAACCTGGCAGATTATCAGGAACTTTACGACAAGGCTAAAGCCGATCCCCAGCAATTTTGGGGGGAATTGGCAGAAATTGAGTTGCACTGGTTCAAAAAATGGGAAAAGGTACTAGACTGGCAACCGCCTTTTGCTAAATGGTTTGTTGGGGGCAAGATTAATATTTCTTACAACTGTCTTGACAGACACCTGACTACTTGGCGCAAAAATAAAGCGGCGCTGATTTGGGAAGGGGAACCAGGCGATTCGCGGACTCTCACCTATGCTCAATTGCATCGCGAAGTTTGCCAGTTTGCGAATGCGCTGAAACAATTAGGTGTGCAAAAAGGCGATCGCGTTGGGATCTATATGCCAATGATCCCCGAAGCAGCGATCGCTATGTTAGCCTGTGCCCGCATCGGCGCGCCCCATAGTGTCGTATTTGGCGGGTTCAGTGCGGAAGCTTTGCGCGACAGGCTCATCGATGCAGAAGCCAAGTTAGTGATCACGGCTGATGGTGGTTGGCGCAAAGATGCGATCGTCCCACTCAAAGAGCAAGTAGACAAAGCCTTAGCTAATGACGCTGTCCCCAACGTCAAAAATGTCCTAGTGGTGAAGCGCACAGGTCAACAAACACACATGGAACCTGGTAAAGACTACTGGTGGCATGATTTGCAAAAAACCGTGTCAGCCCATTGTCCAGCCGAACCAATGGACAGCGAAGATGTGCTGTTTATCCTCTACACTTCTGGTAGCACTGGCAAACCAAAGGGTGTTGTCCATACAACGGCTGGTTATAACTTATACACACACCAAACTACCAAATGGATTTTCGACCTGCAAGACACTGATATCTACTGGTGTACTGCCGATGTCGGCTGGATTACAGGCCATAGCTACATCGTCTACGGGCCGCTTTCCAATGGTGCAACAACGCTGATGTATGAAGGTGCGCCCCGTGCTTCTAATCCTGGCTGTTTCTGGGATGTGATTGAAAAATACGGCGTCACGATTTTTTATACCGCACCTACGGCTATTCGGGCATTTATTAAAATGGGCGAACAGCATCCCAATGCACGTAATCTGTCTTCCTTGCGTCTATTAGGAACCGTTGGTGAACCCATTAACCCCGAAGCTTGGATGTGGTATCACAGGGTAATTGGTGGCGAACGCTGCCCAATTGTCGATACTTGGTGGCAAACAGAAACAGGCGGCATTATGATTACACCATTACCAGGAGCGATCGCCACCAAACCTGGTTCAGCAACTCGTCCCTTTCCGGGAATTATTGCAGATATCGTTGATTTAGAAGGCAATTCTGTACCCGATAACGAAGGTGGTTATCTGGCGGTGCGTCATCCTTGGCCAGGGATGATGCGGACAGTCTACGGCGATCCTGAACGCTTCCGCCGCACCTACTGGGAACATATCCCTCCCAAAAATGGCAAATATACTTACTTTGCTGGTGATGGGGCGAGAAAGGATGAAGACGGTTACTTTTGGGTAATGGGACGTGTTGATGATGTGTTAAATGTGTCAGGACACCGCCTGGGCACTATGGAAGTAGAATCAGCTTTGGTATCCCATCCAGCGGTTGCAGAAGCGGCGGTAGTCGGTAAACCTGATGAACTCAAAGGTGAAGAAGTAGTCGCTTTTGTAACTTTAGAAGGAACTTATCAAGGTAGCGAGGAACTGAGTAAAGAACTCAAGCAACACGTAGTTAAAGAAATTGGTGCGATCGCCCGTCCCGGCGAAATCCGCTTTACAGACGCTTTGCCAAAAACGCGATCGGGTAAAATTATGCGGCGATTACTGCGAAATTTAGCAGCAGGACAAGAGGTATCTGGTGATACTTCGACTCTAGAAGATCGCAGTGTATTAGATAAATTGCGTGAAGGTACGTAA
- a CDS encoding tetratricopeptide repeat protein has translation MKLKRQLKLVFVQPLGCITLSIITTILISPSVLAIPIKTAGNLTKYSPVQVNQARQQPQKIAQLSDNEQTERSQLLQQANFLYNQGDLKAAEENFRKFLKKFPEDAFGHFQLGNVLFYQKKPEEAISAYREAIRFKSQYALAYNAIGMAYASQSRWEEALTEYQKALEINPNYGDALTNSALVLWQTNKKDKAVSSLEKALAIFKSQNRNEKANQVQQILQQIKTADAPNLS, from the coding sequence ATGAAGTTGAAGAGACAGCTAAAATTAGTATTTGTTCAACCTCTTGGCTGCATAACATTGAGTATCATCACCACAATTTTGATCTCCCCCTCAGTGTTAGCAATTCCTATCAAAACTGCTGGTAATTTAACTAAATATTCCCCTGTTCAAGTCAATCAAGCAAGACAACAGCCGCAAAAAATAGCCCAGTTGTCAGACAATGAACAAACAGAGCGATCGCAACTCCTACAACAAGCAAATTTTTTATATAATCAGGGAGACTTGAAAGCAGCAGAGGAAAATTTTCGCAAATTTCTGAAAAAATTCCCAGAAGATGCTTTTGGACACTTTCAATTAGGAAACGTACTTTTTTATCAAAAAAAACCTGAAGAAGCAATTAGTGCTTATCGAGAAGCCATTCGCTTTAAATCACAATATGCTTTGGCTTACAATGCTATTGGTATGGCTTACGCTAGCCAAAGTCGCTGGGAAGAAGCTTTGACCGAATATCAAAAAGCTCTAGAAATTAACCCTAATTATGGCGATGCATTAACTAATTCAGCGTTAGTATTGTGGCAAACCAATAAAAAAGATAAGGCTGTATCTTCTTTAGAAAAAGCTTTAGCTATCTTCAAATCACAAAATAGAAATGAAAAAGCTAATCAAGTTCAACAAATTTTACAGCAGATAAAAACTGCCGATGCTCCTAATCTTTCATAA
- a CDS encoding DUF4365 domain-containing protein, giving the protein MRDALGQRGEAIFTVLMTEFHSQAGPIFKPQFLGDKWQYVDFIVELVGNGQSVPFFFVQVKTTREGYTKQLKRLKVKVRKEHVMGLASYPAPTYIVGIDETQKRGYVVSANGENLSSLSSLSTNFLINHQNREILWHEVNNFWNQYKHKNLLSQFCDQEWR; this is encoded by the coding sequence ATGAGGGATGCACTAGGACAAAGAGGCGAAGCGATCTTTACAGTATTAATGACTGAGTTCCACTCTCAGGCTGGTCCTATTTTCAAGCCACAGTTTTTAGGAGATAAATGGCAGTATGTTGATTTTATCGTGGAATTAGTCGGTAACGGTCAGTCTGTTCCTTTCTTCTTTGTACAAGTCAAAACAACAAGAGAAGGTTATACCAAACAACTCAAGCGCCTCAAGGTTAAAGTACGAAAAGAGCATGTTATGGGTTTAGCATCTTATCCAGCACCAACTTATATAGTAGGTATTGATGAAACCCAAAAAAGAGGTTATGTCGTTTCTGCCAATGGTGAAAATTTAAGCTCTCTCTCAAGTTTATCTACTAATTTTCTGATTAATCATCAAAATAGAGAAATTCTTTGGCACGAGGTAAATAATTTTTGGAATCAATACAAACACAAAAACTTATTATCGCAATTTTGTGATCAGGAATGGAGATAA
- a CDS encoding DUF4365 domain-containing protein, with amino-acid sequence MQIEQPWYISLRAEALATVFLTERDDLIVLPQQKDKGLDLLVTITKNGNPSGRLFGVEVKATASSSELTQDNENYNLRKNGFNSTNFFRDLPFPVCLFFFTLDNDQGYYKWILEPIVKSQNNIGLHLNESDELKKITDKEIANIISLVNSWYDNKSNLRQA; translated from the coding sequence ATGCAAATAGAACAACCTTGGTATATTAGTTTACGGGCGGAAGCCTTAGCAACAGTATTTTTAACTGAGCGTGATGATTTGATTGTTTTGCCACAGCAAAAAGATAAAGGCTTAGATTTATTAGTCACAATAACCAAAAATGGTAATCCTAGTGGTAGGCTCTTTGGTGTAGAAGTGAAAGCAACAGCTTCTAGCTCTGAATTAACTCAGGATAATGAGAATTATAATCTCAGAAAAAACGGATTTAATAGCACAAATTTTTTCAGAGATTTACCCTTTCCAGTATGTTTATTTTTCTTCACTTTAGATAATGATCAAGGTTACTACAAATGGATTTTAGAGCCTATTGTCAAAAGTCAAAACAATATTGGCTTACACTTGAACGAAAGTGATGAATTAAAAAAAATCACTGACAAAGAAATCGCTAATATAATTTCATTAGTAAATAGCTGGTATGATAATAAGAGTAATCTAAGACAGGCATAG
- a CDS encoding Uma2 family endonuclease, translating to MTSLSALTLPDHTQLPDSDGTFGKNWQEHPQSILLTDSIKPVLEQRHPDGQYCIGQDSGIYWRLTDPPEKGAQAPDWFYVPHVPPTLDGKTRRSYVLWKEYVAPLIVLEFVSGDGTEERDTTPPSRGEGGKMGKFWVYEQAIRVPYYGIYEVVKAQVEVYHLVDFNYQLMAPNDRGHYPIPALGVELGIWQGLYQNAELPWLRWWDAQGNLLLTGEERAEVERQRAEVERQKRGRIVEKLRSLSAEELNNLGIDPEMLD from the coding sequence ATGACTTCCCTATCGGCATTAACTTTACCAGACCACACCCAGCTACCAGACTCAGATGGGACATTTGGGAAAAATTGGCAAGAACACCCTCAAAGTATTTTACTCACTGACTCCATTAAACCAGTTTTAGAACAACGCCATCCCGATGGTCAATATTGTATTGGACAAGATTCTGGTATCTATTGGCGCTTGACAGATCCTCCAGAGAAAGGTGCCCAAGCACCAGATTGGTTTTATGTACCCCATGTACCGCCTACTCTCGATGGCAAAACACGCCGTTCTTATGTGCTGTGGAAGGAGTATGTCGCGCCGTTGATTGTGCTGGAATTTGTTTCTGGAGACGGTACAGAGGAACGGGATACAACACCGCCATCTCGCGGGGAAGGCGGGAAGATGGGTAAGTTTTGGGTGTATGAGCAAGCAATTCGTGTCCCTTATTATGGAATTTATGAAGTGGTAAAAGCTCAAGTTGAAGTTTACCACCTGGTAGATTTTAATTATCAACTGATGGCACCCAACGATCGCGGACATTACCCCATTCCAGCTTTAGGTGTAGAGTTGGGAATCTGGCAAGGGTTATATCAAAATGCAGAATTACCTTGGCTGCGTTGGTGGGATGCACAAGGAAATTTATTGTTGACGGGTGAAGAACGGGCTGAGGTTGAGCGACAACGGGCTGAGGTTGAGCGCCAAAAGCGTGGGAGAATTGTAGAGAAACTGCGATCGCTTTCTGCTGAAGAACTCAATAATCTAGGAATTGATCCAGAAATGTTGGATTAA
- a CDS encoding MarR family winged helix-turn-helix transcriptional regulator, with amino-acid sequence MVAQSDHSPVLESWQQVLAPYNLGYRIKLLSQLFGRKFTEMLEPFGLTPFHWLVLCCLWQEDGLPTSSIGDKLKQVGGTLTGVLDRMEERGLVRRKRDVQDRRIWRIWLTDAGKELETILPPIAVELREEAMQGVSIAEREIFSQILNRAIANLS; translated from the coding sequence ATGGTTGCTCAATCCGATCATTCCCCAGTTTTGGAATCGTGGCAGCAAGTCCTGGCACCATACAATCTCGGCTATAGAATCAAATTGCTCTCACAACTGTTCGGACGCAAGTTTACTGAGATGCTAGAACCATTTGGATTAACGCCATTTCACTGGTTGGTATTGTGTTGTTTGTGGCAAGAAGATGGTTTACCTACTTCCAGTATTGGTGATAAACTCAAACAAGTAGGAGGCACTTTAACAGGTGTTCTAGATCGGATGGAAGAACGCGGCTTGGTGCGTCGAAAACGGGATGTACAAGATCGCCGCATCTGGCGGATTTGGCTGACGGATGCAGGTAAAGAACTAGAAACAATATTGCCGCCAATAGCTGTAGAGTTGCGTGAGGAAGCAATGCAAGGTGTTTCTATTGCTGAACGTGAAATATTTTCTCAAATTTTGAATCGGGCGATCGCTAATCTGTCTTAA
- a CDS encoding glycosyltransferase family 39 protein, producing the protein MLYKQQLFRAVWQQTHRLVQFPYCSLLIWMLPLLLCSSGESSLIAHDEGLYAWRSRQMLDLGDWVAPWGHAHHKTPGIYWLIAITYKLFGTSEASARLPSMIAGIFSLLIFYEIGNIFLGKKLAWLAAAILSVEFLWLQSCRMVSPDVPMIMLVLLAILSLLKAEIYPKYSSIWIFIGGLSFGLGFLVRSFMIFLPMIALLPYLIGEHRRHRHLAKPMLYLGFAIGLIPTLIWLWFSWWRYGNLTFGELFQFVWDLNSEERNHNGILFYLWNLPLKSFPWFFFSLLGLGVTIYRPLPRYQLILVGFPLVLFAELSLFSTRLPHYALCLYPFIALLASVGLEWLGKIYDMGFIQRKEQRKVLSSFVISAKANLPRNLSYGFGLFSVVLLLASIIALTSLDAYISKYATLAFALGLGWLTLPLVWMGRYHFGQKFLSSRYWVASWLIPCWLTLALAGSLGFLGDYNPEFRVFFQQKAIASILQSHPVYFAQADDKNSILLNFYTPIHGKQVKTISQLPLFSYAWISAPKTTKRPTPYRIIGTVQDYQLIQVLP; encoded by the coding sequence ATGTTATATAAACAACAATTATTTCGAGCCGTTTGGCAACAAACCCACCGTTTGGTGCAATTTCCCTATTGCAGTCTCTTAATTTGGATGCTTCCTCTGCTGTTATGCAGTTCTGGGGAGAGTAGCCTGATAGCGCATGATGAAGGACTGTACGCTTGGCGATCGCGTCAAATGTTAGACTTAGGTGATTGGGTAGCGCCTTGGGGTCATGCTCATCATAAAACCCCTGGAATATATTGGTTAATTGCAATTACCTACAAGTTATTTGGTACTAGTGAAGCTAGTGCTAGGCTCCCTAGTATGATTGCTGGCATTTTTAGCCTCTTAATTTTTTATGAAATTGGCAATATATTTTTAGGAAAAAAATTAGCTTGGTTAGCTGCTGCTATTTTGAGTGTGGAATTTCTGTGGCTACAATCTTGTCGCATGGTATCTCCTGATGTACCAATGATTATGTTGGTACTTTTGGCTATTTTGTCGTTGTTAAAAGCTGAAATATATCCTAAATATAGCTCTATTTGGATTTTTATTGGTGGGTTAAGTTTTGGTTTGGGTTTCTTAGTCAGAAGCTTTATGATTTTTTTACCAATGATAGCTTTATTACCTTATTTAATTGGAGAACATCGCCGTCACCGTCATCTTGCTAAACCTATGTTGTATTTAGGGTTTGCAATTGGTTTAATTCCTACCTTGATTTGGTTATGGTTTAGTTGGTGGCGCTATGGTAATCTGACATTTGGGGAATTGTTTCAGTTTGTTTGGGATCTAAATTCCGAAGAGCGTAACCACAATGGCATATTATTTTATCTCTGGAATTTGCCTTTAAAATCATTTCCTTGGTTCTTTTTCAGTCTTTTGGGTTTAGGTGTAACCATCTATCGTCCGCTTCCTCGTTATCAGTTGATATTAGTTGGTTTTCCCTTAGTGCTATTTGCTGAACTGAGTCTTTTTTCTACTCGTCTGCCTCACTATGCTCTTTGTCTTTATCCTTTCATTGCATTGCTGGCATCTGTAGGTTTAGAGTGGTTGGGCAAAATTTATGATATGGGATTTATACAGCGAAAAGAGCAAAGAAAAGTATTATCCTCTTTTGTTATATCAGCGAAGGCAAATCTTCCTCGCAACCTTAGTTATGGTTTTGGTTTATTTAGTGTTGTGCTTTTGCTAGCGAGTATAATTGCGTTGACTTCTCTTGATGCCTACATTAGTAAATATGCAACTCTGGCTTTTGCTTTGGGATTAGGTTGGTTGACTTTACCTTTAGTATGGATGGGACGTTATCACTTTGGTCAAAAGTTTCTTTCATCTCGTTACTGGGTGGCAAGTTGGTTAATTCCCTGTTGGTTGACTTTGGCTTTGGCTGGTAGTTTAGGCTTTTTAGGTGACTATAATCCTGAGTTTAGAGTGTTTTTTCAACAAAAAGCGATCGCCTCTATTCTCCAATCTCATCCCGTCTATTTTGCACAAGCAGATGACAAAAACTCGATACTACTCAATTTCTACACTCCTATTCACGGTAAACAAGTCAAAACTATTTCCCAATTGCCACTTTTCAGTTATGCTTGGATATCTGCACCAAAAACTACAAAACGACCCACGCCTTACCGCATTATTGGTACAGTACAAGACTACCAGTTGATTCAAGTTTTACCCTAA
- a CDS encoding class I SAM-dependent methyltransferase yields the protein MIFRPNQRLKLDETDDKLFYAYPRFVTHVDEGFIQQLTDLYRERLQPNTRILDMMSSWVSHLPEEMQFAHIEGHGLNAEELARNPRLNHYFVQNLNENPRLPLPDQEFDAVINCVSVQYVQYPEAVFSEIHRILKPGGVAIISFSNRMFFQKAIQAWRDASEANRVELVKRYFASVPGFTAPEVIVNKSTAPNFLQWLGATGGDPFYAVMAYRSEVN from the coding sequence ATGATATTCAGACCAAATCAACGCCTCAAACTAGATGAAACAGACGACAAGCTGTTTTATGCTTACCCTCGCTTCGTCACCCATGTCGATGAGGGCTTTATTCAACAGCTAACAGATTTATATCGTGAGCGACTCCAACCCAATACACGCATATTGGATATGATGAGCAGCTGGGTGTCTCATCTGCCAGAAGAAATGCAGTTTGCCCACATTGAGGGGCACGGACTCAATGCAGAAGAGTTAGCGCGTAATCCCCGATTAAATCATTACTTTGTCCAAAATCTCAACGAAAATCCGCGGCTACCTTTGCCAGATCAAGAATTTGATGCAGTTATAAACTGCGTCTCAGTGCAATATGTGCAGTATCCAGAAGCAGTATTTTCAGAAATTCACCGCATCCTCAAACCTGGCGGCGTAGCTATTATCAGCTTTTCTAACCGCATGTTTTTTCAAAAAGCGATTCAAGCCTGGCGGGATGCGTCAGAAGCGAATAGGGTGGAATTAGTCAAACGCTACTTTGCCTCAGTACCAGGATTCACAGCCCCAGAGGTGATTGTCAATAAGTCAACAGCACCAAATTTCCTACAATGGTTAGGTGCTACGGGAGGAGATCCGTTCTATGCTGTTATGGCTTACCGTAGTGAAGTCAACTGA
- a CDS encoding isoprenyl transferase, with the protein MTKLPPDLNPQNLPQHVAVIMDGNGRWANSRGLPRIAGHRQGARTLKELLRCCKDWGIKALTAYAFSTENWRRPVDEVDFLMLLFERLLHRELSEMHQEGVRISFIGDLSVLPKSLQTEMERSVKETLNNQAIHFTVAVNYGSRNEITKACRQVAELVQRGELSAEEVNESVVEKQLYTADTPEPDLLIRTSGEMRLSNFLLWQMAYTEMYFTDILWPDFDTEAFYQALLSYQKRDRRFGQVKASLSA; encoded by the coding sequence ATGACAAAATTACCTCCAGATTTAAACCCCCAAAACTTACCCCAACACGTAGCCGTCATCATGGATGGTAACGGTCGATGGGCAAACAGTCGAGGATTACCACGCATTGCGGGACATCGCCAAGGTGCAAGGACGCTCAAAGAACTATTGCGTTGCTGCAAGGATTGGGGGATCAAAGCGCTGACAGCCTACGCTTTCTCAACCGAAAATTGGCGGCGTCCCGTTGACGAAGTAGATTTTCTGATGCTGCTGTTTGAACGCTTACTGCACCGCGAGTTATCAGAAATGCATCAAGAAGGAGTGCGAATTTCGTTTATTGGAGATTTATCAGTTTTACCCAAGTCGCTACAAACGGAAATGGAGCGTTCCGTCAAAGAAACATTAAACAATCAAGCAATCCACTTTACTGTTGCAGTCAACTACGGTAGCCGCAACGAAATTACAAAAGCCTGTCGTCAAGTAGCGGAACTTGTGCAACGGGGCGAACTCAGTGCAGAGGAGGTGAATGAAAGTGTTGTAGAAAAACAGCTCTACACAGCAGATACTCCAGAACCCGATTTGCTGATTCGGACTAGCGGTGAGATGCGACTGAGTAATTTTCTCTTATGGCAAATGGCGTATACAGAGATGTATTTCACCGATATTCTTTGGCCAGATTTTGACACAGAGGCATTCTATCAGGCTTTGTTAAGTTACCAAAAACGCGATCGCCGTTTCGGTCAAGTTAAAGCGTCACTATCAGCTTAA